Proteins from a single region of Verrucosispora sp. NA02020:
- a CDS encoding DNA repair ATPase — MSEPTAGPATTGRMPGAAGPAPAGRSGDGPDPAEVVSDGGTRPGLDDGSYEVLRKRLAGQAAELARRAESLNARRLEVFGSTELRLLSTERIRTEHNCVPRDLVPVGGLMLFGYNVFIGLKPETTVDDVFSLHRFTREQREGESEEVAFRFDEAGQDELPGLLRHPQFVRDFSELYRYYRQARLLQLRRVDARLLAVFQTGPRTEDIRVLRWQVGVDGIPEYLDSRGERDHVFPPSHDFEWIETTRQDHVLGRHPHIDIDGEVFVETVGGTLTVKVENNTEVGEGIYSEPVDEPLQSLADADVQWARVGPLILLRILPYKETQWRHLVFNTLTREVVRLDGIGVACQRLPEDHGIIFPGGYHLATGVTRTFDTEVADLEFERVVRSPNGEDVLYVFHARAEGRSLLLPYNAIRKEVAAPIPCHGFSLFDDGTLVVFRAVSEEPTRVHPMQIWQTPYVSDAYAAAQPAGTGPLERIGNADLVRGISDCLSAARMVQGSATAGVYEALIAACARITDHFHWLGEDELGDLATPLSGLRRTASSVLEEHEKVRTLTEQARAELDESAEQIASLARRARGEAPLTADDWVTQLGGLRRARGHLESLRELRYVDHDRIDELAARLDEELSVAGRRAVEFLRRDEAFTGYQQEVDRLAARAAEIGTVAEAGTVRDELAARTDGLQTITDVVGGLDIADATVRTGILGRVGEVLGAVNRARAVLDKRRQELAAVEGRAGFAAEFALLGQAVTGALAAADTAERCDEQLGRLLLRVEELESRFGEFDDFLTELSTRRTDIYEAFSARKQALLDERSRRADRLVGSAERILVSVQRRAGTLGSLDEINTYFAADPMVGKLRSVVEELRTLGDAVRAEELDGRIRAARQESGRGLRDRLDLYADGGETIRLGRHRFAVNTQPVDVAVVPAEGRMVVAVTGTDYRAPVRDEEFQQTRRFWDQLLVSESAQVYRAEYLATAILAAAEAGRDGLTLDALHTAAVDANGLRDLVRRIAETRYDEGYERGVHDHDAAEILRMLLRLHAGAGLLRYPPADRAAAQLFWRYGTDEPTRSAWTARAASLARARQRFGRPEGEDAADRLGAQLAEAAETFLRSAGLPVPPAGTAVAGEYLFEELSSPPVRFVTGGGARALLDRFRRALGGPQSRSSREFDDDLRALGDDLAGRHQLVEAWLTAFLATDDGNLSGYDLPEAVAVELCGAEPARQDSTATMTETVGGLLGAHPRIDGSTLDVRLDEMLARTRTFRTDLVPAYRDYQRRRNALVDAERDRLRLEEYRPKVMNAFVRNRLLDEVYLPLIGDNLARQLGATGDGKRVDQSGLLLLISPPGYGKTTLMEYVASRLGLVFVKVNGPALGTKVTSLDPAEAPDATARQEVEKISFALELGNNVLLYLDDIQHTNPELLQKFISLCDGQRRMEGVWEGRTRTYDLRGKRFAVCMAGNPYTESGKRFRIPDMLANRADVWNLGDVLSGREEAFALSYIENALTANPVLAPLSGRDRGDLELLVRMARGDDSVRADQLSHPYQPVELEQMVSVLRKMLRVQQVVLANNQAYIASAAQSDDARTEPQFQLQGSYRNMNKLAERIVPVLTDEELEAVIDDHYLGEAQTLAAGAEANLLKLAELRGRLTPEQAARWVEVKDAFQRSKALGGGGDDPVDRAVGALGLLADRVSGVAAAIGRVSER, encoded by the coding sequence GTGAGTGAGCCGACCGCCGGTCCGGCGACCACCGGGCGTATGCCCGGTGCCGCCGGGCCGGCCCCGGCGGGCCGGTCCGGCGACGGACCCGATCCGGCCGAGGTCGTGTCGGACGGCGGTACCCGGCCCGGGCTGGACGACGGCAGCTACGAGGTGCTGCGCAAGCGCCTCGCCGGGCAGGCCGCCGAGTTGGCCCGGCGGGCCGAGTCGCTCAACGCCCGCCGGCTGGAGGTCTTCGGCAGCACCGAGCTGCGGCTGCTGAGCACCGAGCGGATCCGTACGGAGCACAACTGCGTGCCCCGGGACCTCGTCCCGGTCGGCGGGCTGATGCTGTTCGGCTACAACGTCTTCATCGGCCTGAAGCCGGAGACGACCGTCGACGACGTCTTCTCGCTGCACCGATTCACCCGCGAACAGCGCGAGGGTGAATCGGAGGAGGTCGCCTTCCGGTTCGACGAGGCCGGTCAGGACGAGTTGCCCGGCCTGCTGCGGCACCCGCAGTTCGTCCGGGACTTCAGCGAGCTGTACCGCTACTACCGGCAGGCGCGCCTGCTGCAACTGCGCCGCGTCGACGCCCGGCTGCTGGCGGTGTTCCAGACCGGGCCGCGTACCGAGGACATCCGGGTGCTGCGCTGGCAGGTCGGCGTGGACGGCATCCCGGAGTACCTGGACAGCCGGGGGGAGCGGGACCACGTCTTCCCGCCGAGCCACGACTTCGAGTGGATCGAGACGACCCGGCAGGACCACGTCCTCGGCCGGCACCCGCACATCGACATCGACGGCGAGGTCTTCGTCGAGACGGTGGGCGGCACGCTGACCGTCAAGGTGGAGAACAACACCGAGGTCGGCGAGGGCATCTACAGCGAGCCGGTGGACGAGCCGTTGCAGAGCCTGGCCGACGCCGACGTGCAGTGGGCCCGGGTGGGTCCGCTGATCCTGCTGCGGATCCTGCCGTACAAGGAGACGCAGTGGCGGCACCTGGTCTTCAACACGCTCACCCGGGAGGTGGTCCGCCTCGACGGCATCGGGGTGGCCTGCCAGCGGCTGCCCGAGGACCACGGCATCATCTTCCCGGGCGGGTACCACCTGGCGACCGGCGTCACCCGCACCTTCGACACCGAGGTCGCCGACCTGGAGTTCGAGCGGGTGGTGCGCTCGCCGAACGGTGAGGACGTGCTCTACGTCTTCCACGCCCGGGCCGAGGGGCGCTCGCTGCTGCTGCCGTACAACGCGATCCGCAAGGAGGTGGCCGCGCCGATCCCTTGCCACGGCTTCTCCCTCTTCGACGACGGCACGCTCGTGGTGTTCCGGGCCGTCTCCGAGGAGCCGACCCGGGTCCACCCGATGCAGATCTGGCAGACGCCGTACGTCTCCGACGCGTACGCGGCGGCGCAGCCGGCCGGCACCGGTCCGCTGGAGCGGATCGGCAACGCCGACCTGGTACGCGGCATCTCGGACTGCCTCTCGGCGGCGCGGATGGTGCAGGGCAGCGCCACCGCCGGGGTGTACGAGGCGCTGATCGCGGCCTGTGCCCGGATCACCGACCACTTCCACTGGCTCGGCGAGGACGAGCTGGGTGACCTGGCCACCCCGCTGAGCGGTCTGCGGCGTACCGCCAGCTCCGTGCTGGAGGAGCACGAGAAGGTCCGTACGCTCACCGAGCAGGCCCGCGCCGAACTGGACGAGAGCGCCGAGCAGATCGCCTCGCTGGCCCGCCGGGCCCGGGGCGAGGCGCCGCTGACCGCCGACGACTGGGTCACCCAGCTCGGTGGGTTGCGTCGGGCGCGCGGACACCTGGAGTCGTTGCGCGAACTGCGGTACGTCGACCACGACCGGATCGACGAGCTGGCCGCCCGGCTGGACGAGGAACTGTCGGTCGCCGGTCGACGCGCGGTCGAGTTCCTCCGCCGTGACGAGGCGTTCACCGGCTACCAGCAGGAGGTGGATCGACTCGCCGCGCGGGCCGCCGAGATCGGCACCGTGGCCGAGGCCGGCACCGTCCGCGACGAGCTGGCCGCCCGTACCGACGGCCTGCAGACCATCACCGACGTCGTCGGTGGGCTGGACATCGCCGACGCGACCGTACGGACCGGCATCCTGGGCCGGGTCGGTGAGGTGCTGGGCGCGGTCAACCGGGCCCGGGCAGTGCTCGACAAGCGACGCCAGGAACTGGCCGCGGTGGAGGGCCGGGCCGGTTTCGCCGCCGAGTTCGCCCTGCTCGGGCAGGCGGTGACCGGGGCGCTGGCGGCGGCGGACACCGCCGAACGCTGCGACGAGCAACTCGGCCGGCTGCTGCTGCGCGTGGAGGAGCTGGAGTCCCGGTTCGGCGAGTTCGACGACTTCCTCACCGAGCTGTCGACCCGGCGTACCGACATCTACGAGGCGTTCTCGGCGCGCAAGCAGGCCTTGCTGGACGAGCGGTCCCGGCGGGCCGACCGGCTGGTCGGGTCGGCCGAGCGGATCCTGGTCAGCGTGCAGCGGCGGGCCGGCACGCTCGGCTCACTGGACGAGATCAACACCTACTTCGCGGCCGACCCGATGGTGGGCAAGCTCCGCTCGGTGGTGGAGGAACTGCGTACCCTCGGCGACGCGGTGCGGGCCGAGGAGTTGGACGGCCGGATCCGGGCCGCTCGCCAGGAGTCCGGTCGCGGTCTGCGCGACCGCCTCGACCTGTACGCCGACGGTGGCGAGACGATCCGGCTGGGCCGGCACCGCTTCGCGGTGAACACGCAACCGGTGGACGTGGCGGTGGTGCCGGCCGAGGGCCGCATGGTGGTGGCGGTGACCGGCACCGACTACCGCGCACCGGTGCGCGACGAGGAGTTCCAGCAGACCCGGCGGTTCTGGGACCAGCTGCTGGTCTCCGAGTCGGCGCAGGTGTACCGGGCCGAGTACCTGGCCACGGCGATCCTGGCCGCCGCCGAGGCGGGTCGTGACGGGCTCACCCTGGACGCGCTGCACACCGCGGCGGTGGACGCGAACGGGCTGCGGGACCTGGTGCGGCGGATCGCCGAGACCCGTTACGACGAGGGGTACGAGCGCGGCGTGCACGACCACGACGCCGCCGAGATCCTGCGGATGCTGCTGCGCCTGCACGCCGGTGCCGGGCTGCTGCGTTACCCGCCGGCCGACCGGGCCGCCGCGCAGTTGTTCTGGCGGTACGGCACCGACGAACCGACCCGGTCCGCCTGGACCGCCCGGGCCGCCTCGCTGGCCCGCGCCCGGCAGCGGTTCGGCCGTCCCGAGGGGGAGGACGCCGCCGACCGGCTCGGCGCGCAGCTCGCCGAGGCGGCCGAGACGTTCCTGCGGTCCGCCGGACTCCCGGTGCCGCCCGCTGGGACGGCGGTGGCCGGCGAGTACCTGTTCGAGGAACTGTCCTCACCGCCGGTGCGGTTCGTCACCGGTGGCGGGGCGCGGGCCCTGCTGGACCGGTTCCGCCGGGCACTCGGCGGCCCGCAGTCGCGGTCGTCCCGCGAGTTCGACGACGACCTGCGTGCCCTCGGTGACGACCTCGCCGGCCGTCACCAGCTGGTGGAGGCGTGGCTGACCGCGTTCCTGGCCACCGACGACGGCAACCTGTCCGGGTACGACCTGCCGGAGGCGGTCGCCGTCGAGCTGTGCGGTGCGGAGCCGGCCCGGCAGGACAGCACGGCGACGATGACCGAGACGGTCGGCGGGCTGCTCGGCGCGCACCCCCGCATCGACGGCTCCACGCTCGACGTACGGCTGGACGAGATGCTGGCCCGGACCCGGACGTTCCGCACCGACCTGGTCCCCGCGTACCGGGACTACCAGCGGCGACGCAACGCCCTGGTGGACGCCGAGCGGGACCGCCTGCGGCTGGAGGAGTACCGGCCGAAGGTGATGAACGCCTTCGTCCGCAACCGGCTGCTCGACGAGGTGTACCTGCCGCTGATCGGCGACAACCTGGCCCGGCAGCTCGGTGCCACCGGCGACGGCAAGCGGGTCGACCAGTCCGGCCTGCTGCTGCTGATCTCACCGCCCGGGTACGGCAAGACGACCCTGATGGAGTACGTCGCCAGCCGACTCGGACTGGTCTTCGTCAAGGTCAACGGGCCGGCCCTGGGCACCAAGGTCACCTCGCTGGACCCGGCCGAGGCGCCCGACGCCACCGCCCGGCAGGAGGTCGAGAAGATCTCCTTCGCCCTGGAGCTGGGCAACAACGTGCTGCTCTACCTGGACGACATCCAGCACACCAACCCGGAGCTGTTGCAGAAGTTCATCTCGCTCTGTGACGGGCAGCGCCGGATGGAGGGTGTCTGGGAGGGCCGCACCCGCACGTACGACCTGCGCGGCAAGCGGTTCGCGGTCTGCATGGCCGGTAACCCGTACACCGAGTCGGGGAAGCGGTTCCGGATCCCGGACATGCTCGCCAACCGGGCCGACGTGTGGAACCTCGGTGACGTGCTCTCCGGGCGGGAGGAGGCGTTCGCGCTCAGCTACATCGAGAACGCGCTCACCGCCAACCCGGTGCTGGCACCGCTCTCCGGGCGGGACCGGGGCGACCTGGAGCTGCTGGTCCGGATGGCACGCGGGGACGACTCGGTCCGTGCCGACCAGCTCTCCCACCCGTACCAGCCGGTGGAGCTGGAACAAATGGTGTCGGTGCTGCGCAAGATGCTGCGGGTGCAGCAGGTGGTGCTGGCCAACAACCAGGCGTACATCGCCTCGGCCGCCCAGTCCGACGACGCCCGCACCGAGCCGCAGTTCCAGCTCCAGGGCTCCTACCGGAACATGAACAAGCTCGCCGAGCGGATCGTGCCGGTGCTCACCGACGAGGAGCTGGAGGCGGTGATCGACGACCACTACCTGGGCGAGGCGCAGACACTCGCGGCGGGTGCGGAGGCGAACCTGCTCAAGCTCGCCGAGCTGCGTGGCCGGCTCACCCCGGAACAGGCCGCCCGGTGGGTCGAGGTGAAGGACGCCTTCCAGCGCTCGAAGGCACTGGGCGGGGGTGGCGACGATCCGGTCGACCGCGCGGTGGGCGCGCTCGGCCTGCTCGCCGACCGGGTCAGCGGAGTCGCCGCCGCGATAGGTCGTGTCAGCGAACGCTGA
- a CDS encoding AMP-binding protein, producing MGLPFVVTTLTRRGLLTPGRPIRVAAQLHALRTWGWSLAGELRQAAARDPDRIAIVDEHGTELTYADLLDRSMRLARALRAGVGVQAGDRVAVLCRNHAGLVESIVAATLLGADAVLVNTGLSAAQLATVAQEQRIRVLVHDDEFTERTLGLPADLHRLDERAREDLIVTALAGELHPPDRDGRIIVLTSGTTGTPKGARRPIPNGFGPLVSIIDRIPMHVRDRVLIAAPVFHTWGYAALQVCFALRATIVLHRRFDPATTLDALVRHRCQALFAVPVMLQRLMEVPAPDPRPPLSVVAVSGSALPGGLPAAFMDTYGDVLYNLYGSTEASWASIATPVDLRTAPTTAGRPPHGTRLAIVDDDGEPVPSGRVGRILVGNDMLFEGYTSGADRERHDGLLDTGDLGRINADGLLFVDGRADDMIVSGGENVFPAEVEQLLAHLPQVREAAVIGVRDAEYGQRLTAFLALHPGETLDAEAVREYVRHYLARFSVPRDVVFVKYLPRNATGKVLTRELRRYYG from the coding sequence ATGGGACTGCCGTTCGTCGTCACCACGTTGACCCGGCGGGGCCTGCTCACTCCGGGCCGGCCGATCCGGGTGGCCGCCCAACTCCACGCGCTGCGTACCTGGGGTTGGAGTCTTGCCGGTGAACTACGTCAGGCGGCGGCCCGCGATCCGGACCGGATCGCGATCGTCGACGAGCACGGCACCGAACTGACCTACGCCGACCTGCTCGACCGCTCGATGCGGCTGGCTCGCGCGTTGCGCGCCGGTGTCGGTGTGCAGGCCGGCGACCGGGTCGCCGTGCTCTGCCGCAACCATGCCGGACTCGTCGAGTCGATCGTCGCCGCCACCCTGCTCGGCGCGGACGCCGTACTGGTCAACACCGGTCTCTCCGCCGCGCAGTTGGCCACCGTGGCGCAGGAGCAACGCATCCGGGTGCTGGTGCACGACGACGAGTTCACCGAGCGCACCCTCGGGCTCCCCGCCGACCTGCACCGCCTCGACGAACGGGCCCGCGAGGACCTGATCGTCACCGCTCTCGCCGGTGAGCTGCACCCACCCGACCGTGACGGCCGGATCATCGTGCTCACCTCCGGCACCACCGGGACGCCCAAGGGCGCCCGCCGGCCCATCCCCAACGGTTTCGGTCCGTTGGTGTCCATCATCGACCGCATCCCGATGCACGTTCGGGACCGCGTCCTCATCGCCGCGCCGGTCTTCCACACCTGGGGGTACGCCGCCCTCCAGGTCTGCTTCGCGTTGCGGGCCACGATCGTGCTGCACCGACGGTTCGACCCGGCCACCACCCTGGACGCCCTGGTCCGGCACCGCTGCCAGGCCCTGTTCGCGGTGCCGGTGATGCTGCAACGGTTGATGGAGGTGCCGGCGCCGGATCCCCGTCCGCCGCTCTCCGTGGTGGCCGTCAGCGGATCGGCGCTGCCCGGCGGTCTCCCGGCAGCCTTCATGGACACCTACGGCGACGTGCTCTACAACCTGTACGGCTCGACAGAGGCGTCCTGGGCCTCCATCGCCACCCCCGTCGACCTGCGTACCGCGCCCACCACCGCCGGACGGCCACCGCACGGGACCCGGCTCGCGATCGTCGACGACGACGGCGAGCCGGTGCCCAGCGGCCGGGTCGGCCGGATCCTGGTCGGCAACGACATGCTCTTCGAGGGCTACACCTCGGGCGCCGACCGGGAACGCCACGACGGCCTGCTGGACACCGGCGACCTGGGCCGGATCAACGCCGACGGACTGCTCTTCGTCGACGGCCGAGCCGACGACATGATCGTCTCTGGTGGGGAGAACGTCTTCCCGGCCGAGGTGGAACAACTCCTCGCCCACCTCCCACAGGTACGCGAGGCCGCCGTCATCGGTGTCCGCGACGCGGAGTACGGCCAGCGGCTCACCGCGTTCCTCGCGCTGCACCCCGGCGAGACGCTCGACGCCGAGGCGGTCCGCGAGTACGTGCGACACTACCTCGCCCGGTTCTCCGTCCCCCGCGACGTCGTCTTCGTCAAGTACCTGCCCCGCAACGCCACCGGCAAGGTGCTCACCCGGGAACTACGCCGCTACTACGGCTGA
- a CDS encoding acyl-CoA dehydrogenase family protein has protein sequence MVEFSLDLNEEQRDLRDWVHGFASEVVRPAAAEWDAREETPWPIIGEAAKVGLYGFEFLATCWADPTGLSLPIASEELFWGDAGIGLSIFGTSLAVAAIYGSGTPDQLVEWVPQCFGDVDSPAVAAFCSSEPEAGSDVSAMRTRAEYDEATDEWVLRGQKAYATNGGIAAVHVVTASVDPELGSRGQAAFVVPPGTAGLSATRKLRKLGLRASHTADVFLDDVRVPGRCLLGGRESLEERLARARSGQRASGQAAMRTFELSRPTVGAQALGVARAAYEYALDYARERVQFGRPIITNQAVAFALADMKTEIDAARLLVWRASWMGRNNRPFTAGEGSMSKLKAGEVAVAVTEKAVQLLGGAGFLRDHPVERWYRDAKIYTIFEGTSEIQRLVISRAISGMQIR, from the coding sequence ATGGTCGAATTCTCGCTCGACCTGAACGAGGAACAGCGGGATCTGCGCGACTGGGTGCACGGCTTCGCCAGCGAGGTCGTGCGCCCGGCCGCCGCCGAGTGGGACGCCCGGGAGGAGACTCCCTGGCCGATCATCGGCGAGGCGGCCAAGGTCGGCCTCTACGGCTTCGAGTTCCTCGCCACCTGCTGGGCCGACCCCACCGGGCTCTCGCTGCCGATCGCCAGCGAGGAGCTGTTCTGGGGAGACGCCGGCATCGGGCTGAGCATCTTCGGCACCTCGCTCGCGGTCGCCGCGATCTATGGCAGCGGCACACCCGACCAGCTCGTCGAGTGGGTGCCGCAGTGCTTCGGTGACGTCGACTCGCCGGCGGTCGCCGCGTTCTGTTCCTCCGAGCCGGAAGCCGGTTCGGACGTCTCCGCGATGCGGACCCGGGCCGAGTACGACGAGGCGACCGACGAGTGGGTGCTGCGCGGCCAGAAGGCGTACGCCACCAACGGTGGGATCGCCGCCGTGCACGTGGTGACCGCCTCGGTCGACCCCGAGCTGGGCTCGCGAGGTCAGGCCGCGTTCGTCGTACCGCCCGGCACCGCCGGCCTCTCCGCCACCCGCAAGCTGCGCAAACTCGGCCTACGGGCATCTCACACAGCGGATGTCTTCCTCGACGACGTGCGGGTGCCCGGCCGGTGCCTGCTCGGCGGCCGGGAGTCGCTGGAGGAGCGGCTGGCCCGGGCCCGGTCCGGGCAACGCGCCTCCGGCCAGGCCGCGATGCGGACGTTCGAGCTGTCCCGACCCACCGTCGGCGCCCAGGCGCTCGGCGTGGCGCGGGCCGCCTACGAGTACGCCCTGGACTACGCCCGGGAACGGGTCCAGTTCGGCCGCCCGATCATCACCAACCAGGCGGTCGCCTTCGCGCTCGCCGACATGAAGACCGAGATCGACGCCGCCCGGCTGCTGGTCTGGCGGGCCTCCTGGATGGGCCGGAACAACCGGCCGTTCACGGCGGGCGAGGGGTCGATGTCCAAGCTCAAGGCCGGCGAGGTGGCGGTAGCGGTCACCGAGAAGGCGGTCCAGTTGCTCGGCGGGGCCGGCTTCCTCCGTGACCACCCGGTCGAGCGGTGGTACCGCGACGCCAAGATCTACACCATCTTCGAGGGCACCTCCGAGATCCAGCGCCTGGTCATCTCCCGGGCGATCTCCGGGATGCAGATCCGCTGA
- a CDS encoding SCP2 sterol-binding domain-containing protein produces MTDFDPANFANMGPKEFAQLVKSTPDSKLAEIMSGDLRGKILGEVFRRLPQIFRADRAGSTNAVIHWNITGAPDGGTDTYEVVIADGTCTVNETPQHEPRLALTLGPVEFLKIVSGGANPVMMFMTGKLKAKGDLGLAANIANLFDIPKA; encoded by the coding sequence ATGACTGACTTCGACCCGGCCAACTTCGCCAACATGGGCCCGAAGGAGTTCGCCCAGCTCGTCAAGAGCACCCCGGATAGCAAGCTCGCCGAGATCATGTCGGGCGACCTGCGCGGAAAGATCCTCGGCGAGGTCTTCCGGCGACTGCCGCAGATCTTCCGCGCGGACCGGGCCGGTTCCACCAACGCGGTGATCCACTGGAACATCACCGGCGCCCCCGACGGCGGCACCGACACGTACGAGGTGGTCATCGCCGACGGCACCTGCACGGTCAACGAGACCCCGCAGCACGAGCCGCGACTGGCCCTGACGCTGGGCCCGGTCGAGTTCCTGAAGATCGTCTCGGGTGGCGCCAACCCGGTCATGATGTTCATGACCGGCAAGCTCAAGGCAAAGGGTGACCTGGGGCTGGCCGCCAACATCGCCAACCTCTTCGACATCCCCAAGGCCTGA
- a CDS encoding TetR/AcrR family transcriptional regulator, with amino-acid sequence MSATPAFKRLPRAVREQQMLDAAVRVFSRRGYHGASMDEIAEDAGISKPMVYAYLGTKEELFVACLHREGTRMMEAIAGAAVPDLPADERLWRGLRAFFGFVGAHRDGWSVLYRQARAEQPFARELAQMRARMVEVVAGMLDHALRAEGRTAAETELEVVAYALVGATESLGDWLADHPDADPEKTATRMMNAAWLGAGQLLRGVSWHPPEV; translated from the coding sequence GTGTCCGCGACACCCGCCTTCAAGCGCCTCCCCCGGGCCGTACGCGAGCAGCAGATGCTCGACGCCGCCGTGCGGGTCTTCTCCCGGCGCGGCTACCACGGCGCCAGCATGGACGAGATCGCCGAGGACGCCGGCATCTCCAAGCCCATGGTCTACGCGTACCTCGGCACCAAGGAAGAACTCTTCGTCGCCTGCCTGCACCGCGAGGGCACCCGGATGATGGAGGCCATCGCCGGGGCGGCCGTCCCCGACCTGCCCGCCGACGAACGACTCTGGCGTGGCCTGCGGGCGTTCTTCGGCTTCGTCGGCGCACACCGGGACGGTTGGTCGGTGCTCTACCGGCAGGCCCGCGCCGAGCAGCCGTTCGCCCGGGAACTGGCCCAGATGCGGGCCAGGATGGTCGAGGTGGTCGCCGGGATGCTGGACCACGCGCTGCGGGCCGAGGGACGTACCGCTGCCGAGACCGAGTTGGAAGTAGTCGCGTACGCCCTGGTCGGGGCGACTGAGTCGCTGGGTGACTGGCTCGCGGACCACCCTGACGCCGACCCGGAGAAGACCGCGACCCGGATGATGAACGCCGCCTGGCTGGGGGCCGGGCAACTCCTGCGCGGCGTGAGCTGGCACCCGCCCGAGGTGTAA
- a CDS encoding DedA family protein, which produces MEAALDLLRQTLTSPWVYLLIFGLTAVDAFFPLVPSEAAVISVTVLATGGEPNLALIVVAATLGATVGDHISYGIGRGGGSRRLDHSPVDSRRRAGSEWARRAVDRRGGVILIAARYVPGGRTAVTLAMGAVRYPLRRFFLFDLIGCASWAVYCVLLGIFGGLAFEQHPLHGILAGIGLSVSVTLLVELIRWLRHRAHRRAASGADGGC; this is translated from the coding sequence ATGGAGGCCGCGCTCGACCTGCTCCGACAGACACTCACCTCACCCTGGGTGTACCTGCTGATCTTCGGGCTCACCGCCGTCGACGCGTTCTTCCCGCTGGTGCCCTCCGAGGCGGCGGTCATCAGCGTCACCGTGCTCGCCACCGGCGGAGAGCCGAACCTGGCGCTGATCGTCGTGGCGGCCACGCTCGGCGCGACCGTCGGAGACCACATCTCGTACGGGATCGGACGCGGAGGTGGGTCGCGCCGGCTCGACCACTCACCGGTGGACAGCCGGCGCCGGGCCGGTTCGGAATGGGCCAGGCGGGCGGTCGACCGGCGCGGCGGCGTCATCCTCATCGCCGCCCGTTACGTCCCGGGCGGGCGGACGGCGGTCACCCTGGCCATGGGCGCCGTCCGTTACCCGCTGCGCCGGTTCTTCCTCTTCGACCTGATCGGCTGCGCCTCGTGGGCGGTGTACTGCGTCCTGCTCGGCATCTTCGGCGGACTCGCCTTCGAACAGCACCCGCTGCACGGCATCCTGGCCGGCATCGGGCTCTCGGTCTCGGTGACGCTGCTGGTGGAGCTGATCCGCTGGCTCCGGCACCGGGCGCACCGGCGGGCGGCGAGCGGTGCGGACGGCGGCTGTTAA
- a CDS encoding adenylosuccinate synthetase: MVVDLGYGDAGKGTVVDWLCATRPVHTVVRFNGGAQAAHNVVRPDGRHHTFAQFGAGTFHPGVRTHLSRHVVVDPLALAAEADHLAAVGVPDAFDRLTVDGAALLATPYHRAANRARETARGADRHGSCGQGVGETVAYGLAHPDEAPRVADCRDPEVLRRRLTALRDRLTAELGPLDAPPVADCLPAYRAFAERVAIVDGSWLAGALRAGPCVFEGAQGVLLDEWHGFHPYTTWSTTTFANAETLLAEAGQGGSALRIGVLRTVTTRHGPGPLVTEDPSLPLTDPHNATNPWQGRFRFGHFDAVAHAYALAVAGGVDGLALTHLDLTERDLDLRICRRYDGLDRLLPGPAGDLDRQAALTARLLRARPLYDAGPANWPEMIGEALGAPVLLTSHGPTSAEKHVRKEGHLINAWCRGRAPS, encoded by the coding sequence ATCGTGGTCGACCTCGGGTACGGCGACGCCGGCAAGGGCACGGTCGTGGACTGGCTCTGCGCCACCCGGCCGGTGCACACCGTGGTCCGGTTCAACGGGGGTGCGCAGGCGGCGCACAACGTCGTCCGGCCCGACGGCCGACACCACACCTTCGCGCAGTTCGGTGCCGGCACCTTCCACCCCGGCGTACGCACCCACCTGTCCCGGCACGTCGTGGTGGACCCGCTGGCGCTCGCCGCCGAGGCCGACCACCTCGCCGCCGTCGGGGTGCCCGACGCGTTCGACCGGTTGACCGTGGACGGGGCGGCGCTGCTGGCCACCCCGTACCACCGGGCCGCCAACCGGGCCCGGGAGACAGCCCGGGGAGCCGACCGGCACGGTTCCTGCGGGCAGGGGGTGGGCGAGACTGTCGCGTACGGGCTCGCCCACCCCGACGAGGCACCCCGGGTCGCCGACTGCCGCGACCCGGAGGTGCTGCGCCGACGGTTGACCGCACTCCGGGACCGGCTCACCGCCGAACTCGGGCCGCTGGATGCCCCACCGGTCGCGGACTGCCTGCCGGCGTACCGGGCCTTCGCCGAACGGGTGGCGATCGTCGACGGCTCCTGGCTGGCCGGGGCGCTACGGGCCGGGCCGTGCGTGTTCGAGGGCGCCCAGGGGGTGCTGCTGGACGAGTGGCACGGCTTCCACCCGTACACCACGTGGAGCACCACCACCTTCGCCAACGCCGAGACTCTGCTGGCCGAGGCCGGGCAGGGCGGATCGGCGCTGCGGATCGGGGTGCTGCGGACCGTCACCACCCGGCACGGTCCAGGACCGCTGGTCACCGAGGACCCGTCGCTGCCGCTGACCGACCCGCACAACGCGACGAACCCCTGGCAGGGCCGCTTCCGGTTCGGTCACTTCGACGCCGTCGCGCACGCGTACGCCCTGGCGGTCGCGGGCGGGGTGGACGGCCTGGCGCTGACCCACCTGGATCTCACCGAACGTGATCTCGACCTGCGCATCTGCCGCCGCTACGACGGCCTGGACCGGCTGCTCCCGGGCCCGGCCGGCGACCTCGACCGGCAGGCCGCGCTCACCGCCCGCCTGCTGCGGGCACGCCCGCTCTACGACGCCGGTCCGGCAAACTGGCCCGAGATGATCGGCGAGGCGCTCGGCGCTCCGGTGCTCCTCACCTCGCACGGACCCACCTCTGCCGAGAAGCACGTTCGTAAGGAAGGGCACCTTATTAACGCCTGGTGTAGAGGAAGGGCCCCTTCCTAA